The Bacillus sp. (in: firmicutes) genome contains a region encoding:
- the queC gene encoding 7-cyano-7-deazaguanine synthase QueC, whose protein sequence is MKQEKAIVVFSGGQDSTTCLFWALKQFQEVEAVTFNYGQRHSLEIECAKEITKELGVKHHILDMSLLNQLAPNALTRDDIEIKQEQGQLPTTFVDGRNLLFLSFAAVLAKQIGAKHIVTGVCETDFSGYPDCRDVFIKSLNVTLNLAMDYQFVIDTPLMWLNKAETWELADELGAFDYVREKTLTCYNGVKGDGCGECPACHLRKRGLIEYLRKKEGVMNG, encoded by the coding sequence ATGAAACAGGAAAAAGCAATTGTTGTATTTAGTGGTGGACAAGATAGTACAACATGTCTATTTTGGGCACTAAAACAATTTCAAGAAGTAGAAGCGGTGACGTTTAATTATGGTCAACGCCATTCATTAGAGATAGAGTGCGCAAAAGAAATCACTAAAGAATTAGGTGTGAAACATCATATATTAGATATGAGTTTATTAAATCAGCTCGCTCCCAATGCGTTAACGAGAGATGATATTGAAATCAAACAAGAGCAAGGTCAATTACCAACGACGTTTGTCGATGGCCGAAACTTATTATTTTTATCATTTGCCGCTGTATTAGCGAAACAAATCGGAGCCAAACATATTGTGACAGGAGTTTGTGAAACCGATTTTAGTGGATACCCTGACTGTCGAGATGTATTTATTAAATCCCTCAACGTTACGTTAAATTTGGCGATGGACTATCAATTTGTTATTGATACCCCATTAATGTGGCTGAATAAAGCAGAAACGTGGGAGCTTGCTGACGAGTTAGGTGCATTTGATTATGTCCGTGAAAAAACGTTAACATGCTATAACGGTGTGAAAGGGGACGGTTGTGGAGAATGTCCAGCCTGTCACCTTCGAAAGCGTGGCCTTATTGAATATTTACGGAAAAAAGAAG